The sequence below is a genomic window from Paenibacillus sp. DCT19.
CGCCATTGAGGCAATGCATCAGGCACGTATGGCGGATGGTCGGGCTTTTGGCGAATTGTTGCGCCAGGCGATTGCCTCATCCCTTCGACTTATTATTATCGTTGGAGGGCTAGTTGTATTCTTTTCCGTCATCATGGAACTATTGGTACAAACAGGCTGGCTGGGTCTGTTATACCAATGGACGGAATCAGTTTTAATTCATGCTGGGCTGCCCCCAGCTCTGTCCCAGAGCCTTGTAGGCGGGTTATTTGAAGTGACTTTGGGAGCCAAAGAAGCCGGAGCGGCAGGAGCAAGCATCCCCTTGATGTATAAGGCGGCAGCAGCAGCATTTGTATTGTCTTGGGGCGGACTCTCGGTTCACGCACAGATTATGAGCATACTGAGCAACACACCTATGCGTTATGGGCCTTTCCTATTGGCTAGAGTCATCCATGCACTCATCGCACCACTACTTGTGTTATTGTTGTGGGTACCGATCATGGGAACTTCTATGGATTTGCCTGCTTTTGCTCCGACTGTCCCTGATTTCTTACCATTTACATACACCCCGCACTGGGGGACGATTGTTATAACAGGTCTAATCACCCTCGGGATCGTGATGCTCTTGCTGCTGCTCTGCTCCTTAATGATTTCTCTATTTTCAGACAGACCTGTAAAAAGATAACCCGTTTCTCCATCTTTATTGGCAGGAATATCAATCCAACGTTGTGTTCTTCTCCGGAATTGATTATCATCGGTAGTATAATGACCACAAAGGAGCTTTCATCTTGAGATACTATGTTCAAGACCGCGGAGACCAGTTATCGATTGATCTCAGTCAGCAATTTCACGCGCTGGCCAAAGAGGAAGGATTCAAGCTGGATGCAGAATCACCCGAAATTGTTGTCTCTATCGGAGGCGATGGTACGATGCTGCAGGCGTTTCATAACTTCATCGACCGGATCCCGGACATTGCTTTTGTTGGGGTTCACACAGGGCATCTCGGATTTTACGCCGACTGGAAGAAGGAAGAATTAAGAGAACTGGTAAGACTGATGAGCGGAAAAGGGGATTCGGATCATCTCAAACCCCGGATTGTGCAATATCCGTTACTGGAGCTGGAGATTCATAAAAAGTCAGGCAATTCCTCTTATATTGCGTTAAACGAATTTACGTTAAAAGGGGTAGATGGTACCGTCGTTGCTCAGGTTGATATTAATGACGTTACTTTCGAAATGTTTCGTGGGGATGGCATCTGTGTATCGACGCCTTCGGGTAGTACGGCATACAACAAGGCACTTGGTGGTGCCATGGTGCATCCTACAATTGATGCAATCCAGATCGCTGAGATTGCTTCCATTAACAATCGCGTTTATCGAACGCTGGGTTCACCGGTTATTTTGCCGAAGCACCATCACTGTGATATCTTCTCACGGAAGGATCAGCGTCTATTGATGACGATTGATCACGTTAACGTTATGGTTGAGGATCTTATCTCTGTACGTTGCCAAGTATCTAGTCATAAAGTTAGTTTTGCGCGGTATCGCCCTTACCCGTTCTGGAATCGAGTGCGCACAGCCTTTCTGGACTAGCTTCATCACTTGCCATGCCAATGAGAATTATTCCATAGTAAAAAGCAACAAAAAAGCGGCTCTTCTAAGAGCCGCTTTTTGCTTTGGCTGGTGGCTGCTCTTTGCTCTTTTGTAGAACAAAGTACGCACAACCAAAGTTGCAATATTCATTAATATAGTCCACCAAACTGGCAATCGTTGAATCCTTCGTAGCTTTGGGATGATTGTCCCGATAAAAGCCCTTCAGACGTAACTGACTATAACCCCAGTCTCCGATAATATAATCGTACCGTTCCAATACCTCACTGTATCGATCACGGAAAACCTCAGCGTTCCATCCTTCTTTGTGGTTCTGTACGATTTCGTAATTTTTCCCACCAACTTGAACGATGATCTTTTCTTGAGGTTTGTCTTGTGAATTTTGTTGGGCGTTATCCTCCGGTTTATCTTGCACCGTGTCTTGAACCTGTTCTATACTTCCTTCTTGCACTTCTATATCATCCATCATGTATCCTCCATCATGCGTGTGTTGCCGCCTGTTCCGCATGTTTGGTAGCTGACTTCACCTGTTCATGCGCATGGTAGGAACTACGCACCATCGGTCCGGATTCCACGTGGCTGAATCCACGTTTCAAGCCTTCCTGTTTCAGTGCAGCAAATTCCTCTGGCGGATAATACTTTTCAACAAACAGATGTTTCTCGGAAGGCTGCAAGTATTGACCAATCGTCATAATATCGCAATCTACCGCCCGAAGATCATCCATCGTTGCCAGAATTTCATTATATTCCTCTCCAACACCCAGCATAATACTTGATTTTGTTGGGATGTTCGGCTGCATTTCTTTGGCACGAGCAAGCAGTTCCAGAGAACGTTTATACTTCGCCTTCGCACGTACTTTATCTGACAGACGCTCTACTGTCTCAATGTTGTGGTTCAAAATATCCGGTTTGGCATCCATAACAATCTGCAACGATTCACGATCGCCCAAGAAGTCTGGAATGAGCACTTCAACACTACAGAGAGGTAGACGTCTACGCACAGCCTTCACCGTCTCTGCGAAGATTGTAGCCCCGCCGTCCTTCAGATCATCACGAGCTACGCTGGTAATAACACAGTGCTGCAGATTCATCTGTTCCGCTGCCTCTGCTACCCGTTCTGGTTCTTGTAAATCTAGTTCCGTTGGCAAGCCGGTATTGACTGCACAAAAACGGCATGCCCGTGTGCAAATATCGCCCAAAATCATAAAAGTTGCCGTTCGATTGGCCCAGCATTCATAAATGTTGGGACAGCGTGCTTCCTCACATACTGTATGCAGCGTTTTGGAACGCATCATCTCTTTCATTTCCTGATAATTATCGCCGGTGGTCAACTTGATCCGAATCCAATCCGGTTTCGGTTCTTTAACACGTTTAGCCAATGCGTAAACCTTCTTTCTACTGAAGTTAGGCTGTTGCTCGGAACATATTATACCATGAAAGCGTTGGAAAAACTCCCATTTGTCTCATCTTGTGCATGACAACTCTTATATGCAAAATCCTTACATGGATAAAATCACGACTTTTGAAGAACCTAGGATATAGCTTATTTCACTCGGCAGTTGTGTTCATCATCTACGGAAAGGGGCTGCTTCCCTGTGCAAGATCGCTTCACATTGCGGTTTACCTACACTTTCTGGATTAAAACGATTCTCGCAGGCACCTTGCTTCTCCCACTCTTGCCTGTAGATGTCCATGGTAAACCCTCCATAACCACATCACAAGCCCAGAACCAGGTTGCAGAACAAAAGCCTGCTGAAATCTTCGCTGCACGCCGCAATTTATATGAAAGTATCGGGCAGGTATCCGGAATTCCTTGGTACAGATTAGCTGCGATTGATCAATATGAACGAACCATTACACGTGCGCATCCGAAGGATCGCAAGCATCCCGAACGGCTGACAGGCATCTACATGACGTCTCCAGCGTGGAGAGGCTGGTTAAACCCGGATGAAACAGATCAGCAGCCGGCATCGATTCTATTTTTTAATGGGTATGGTCGAGATGGTTCAGGAGACGGCATTGCAGACCCCAACAACGATCAGGATTTGCTCTACAGCATTGCTAGTGTCATTCAGAAGTATGGAAACCGTCAAGAAGATTTTAACATCGCTTTATGGGAGTATTATCACAACTCCAGATCGGTACAACGCATTCAGCAATTTGCTAAGTTATACGAGCATTTCGATAATCTTGATCTATTTGGACATGCTTTTCCCGTCCCGTTAGGTACCAATTACTCTTATCGTAGCACATGGGGCACGAAACGAAGCTGGGGTGGCTACAGAATTCATGAAGGTACAGATATCTTCGCACCACACGGTCTTCCTGTTCGCAGCACCTGCTATGGCGTTGTGGAGATCAAAGGCTGGAATCCATTCGGCGGTTGGCGGATTGGTATTCGGGACTTGAATAATCACTACCACTATTACGCACATCTATCTGGCTTTGACAAGAACGCCCATATCGGCGAAGTCGTAACGCCAGGTCAAGTCGTCGGTTGGGTAGGCAGTTCCGGTTACGGAAAACCAGGAACCCAAGGCAAGTTTCCTCCACATCTCCATTACGGTATTTATCGGGATAGTGGTCTGACGGAATGGTCGTTCGACCCCTATCCCTCGTTATCTCATTGGGAGCGAGAAGAGCGTAAACAAAAGAAAAATAAAAGTAAATAGAGTTATGATTACCACGCCAAACGTCAAATGTTGAAACAATACAAGTCAAACCCAAAAGAGCCTTATGTTAAGGCTCCTTTGGGTTTGATTCTTTTCTTTTAGACTTAATGATTTCCATTCATATTAGGCTGTGTACCATCAATCTCTGGCATCTCATGCTCCAGGTCAAACACGCCTCCCTGTGAGCCTCCAGATGGGGTCTGCTGTTGCGAAGGAGCTGAAGGGTTCGTGGATGGACTACTTCCCGGATTGGATGTAACCCCTCCCCCGCTTGATACCCCTGAATGACCTGATGGGAGTGCAATAGCTGGAGCCTGACTGCCATTGCTGCCTACTGGCTTGCCTTGATTATCATAGTAGTACATCGGTACATCACCCACAACAAGCAGGTACGAGATCGGGATCTCCGTATCCACCGTTTCAGGTTCCATATCAAATGGTACCACCACAGCAACCTCTGCAATGATGTGGATGTATACTTCGACCAAGATCATATTGATACCGGCATTTTGTTGACGGGTGTTCAGATCTACTTTGACCGCTCCCTGAGGTTCAATACGAACGGGAATATTGGGGCCAAATGATGCCATCACAGGGCTGCCTAACGCTTGCCCCAGTGGTATTTTCTCCTTTAACATATGCACATTCTGTAGGGTGGACTGTACAATGTTCATGGTACTTGCGGTGATTCGCATATGCTCGTTGTAGTTCAGCATAAAACCAGACACTTTTCCAGCAGTATCGGTCTTCCAATCGATCAAACCTTCCGTCGTCTTGCCTTCGGCAACCTGTGCCGTAATCGCTTTGTTGATCGCTTCGGTGGCGATCTGCTTCACTCGAATCTTGGCTAGATGCATAATAGGGGGCTTCATTTTCTTATCCACATAAGCAAACCCCTGCATTAAACAAAAAGCTGTTACTAATAAAATGATCAACCACATTTTACGCCTGCCACTTGGCGGCTTACGGCGTCTCCGGCTTCGCCATCTTCTTCTCATCATTTGAGTGTCCCTCCCCTGCGGGATGAGCTATACGAGGTTGTTTAATACGACTAGGTATATGTTATCCTTATGCACTGTTGTCCCGAAAAAGAAGGACAGCACCTCTGATATGATGAGTTGGCAAATGAACGCGTTTATGAACGACAAAAAAAGTGCACCCTCCCACTACATCAGTGGAAGAGTACACTTGGTTACCATGGGCTACCATGGCTAAAATATATGAATTAGTTCTTTTCGACAGCGTGACCGCCAAACTCATTACGCAGCGCAGCTACCACTTTACCTGTGAACGTATCTGTCTCCAGGGAGCGATAACGC
It includes:
- a CDS encoding NAD kinase — protein: MRYYVQDRGDQLSIDLSQQFHALAKEEGFKLDAESPEIVVSIGGDGTMLQAFHNFIDRIPDIAFVGVHTGHLGFYADWKKEELRELVRLMSGKGDSDHLKPRIVQYPLLELEIHKKSGNSSYIALNEFTLKGVDGTVVAQVDINDVTFEMFRGDGICVSTPSGSTAYNKALGGAMVHPTIDAIQIAEIASINNRVYRTLGSPVILPKHHHCDIFSRKDQRLLMTIDHVNVMVEDLISVRCQVSSHKVSFARYRPYPFWNRVRTAFLD
- the yunB gene encoding sporulation protein YunB, which produces MMRRRWRSRRRRKPPSGRRKMWLIILLVTAFCLMQGFAYVDKKMKPPIMHLAKIRVKQIATEAINKAITAQVAEGKTTEGLIDWKTDTAGKVSGFMLNYNEHMRITASTMNIVQSTLQNVHMLKEKIPLGQALGSPVMASFGPNIPVRIEPQGAVKVDLNTRQQNAGINMILVEVYIHIIAEVAVVVPFDMEPETVDTEIPISYLLVVGDVPMYYYDNQGKPVGSNGSQAPAIALPSGHSGVSSGGGVTSNPGSSPSTNPSAPSQQQTPSGGSQGGVFDLEHEMPEIDGTQPNMNGNH
- a CDS encoding M23 family metallopeptidase, with translation MQDRFTLRFTYTFWIKTILAGTLLLPLLPVDVHGKPSITTSQAQNQVAEQKPAEIFAARRNLYESIGQVSGIPWYRLAAIDQYERTITRAHPKDRKHPERLTGIYMTSPAWRGWLNPDETDQQPASILFFNGYGRDGSGDGIADPNNDQDLLYSIASVIQKYGNRQEDFNIALWEYYHNSRSVQRIQQFAKLYEHFDNLDLFGHAFPVPLGTNYSYRSTWGTKRSWGGYRIHEGTDIFAPHGLPVRSTCYGVVEIKGWNPFGGWRIGIRDLNNHYHYYAHLSGFDKNAHIGEVVTPGQVVGWVGSSGYGKPGTQGKFPPHLHYGIYRDSGLTEWSFDPYPSLSHWEREERKQKKNKSK
- a CDS encoding YutD family protein; this translates as MMDDIEVQEGSIEQVQDTVQDKPEDNAQQNSQDKPQEKIIVQVGGKNYEIVQNHKEGWNAEVFRDRYSEVLERYDYIIGDWGYSQLRLKGFYRDNHPKATKDSTIASLVDYINEYCNFGCAYFVLQKSKEQPPAKAKSGS
- the ylbJ gene encoding sporulation integral membrane protein YlbJ, with amino-acid sequence MSALGKLQKLTHVMFIFALLVLCMLMILFPAETWQAGVRGLAIWWDVLFPSLFPFLVLSELLIGFGIVHFLGTLLNPLMRPLFRVPGSGGFVFAVSCASGYPTGAKLTAQLWEQKLVTREEGERLVAFTTSSDPIFMIGAVSVGFFHNVAIAPVLVASHYAAAFIVGLLMRFHGRRPGHSNKHSNNESTVYPSHPKNIHKNKLKLAIEAMHQARMADGRAFGELLRQAIASSLRLIIIVGGLVVFFSVIMELLVQTGWLGLLYQWTESVLIHAGLPPALSQSLVGGLFEVTLGAKEAGAAGASIPLMYKAAAAAFVLSWGGLSVHAQIMSILSNTPMRYGPFLLARVIHALIAPLLVLLLWVPIMGTSMDLPAFAPTVPDFLPFTYTPHWGTIVITGLITLGIVMLLLLLCSLMISLFSDRPVKR
- the lipA gene encoding lipoyl synthase, yielding MAKRVKEPKPDWIRIKLTTGDNYQEMKEMMRSKTLHTVCEEARCPNIYECWANRTATFMILGDICTRACRFCAVNTGLPTELDLQEPERVAEAAEQMNLQHCVITSVARDDLKDGGATIFAETVKAVRRRLPLCSVEVLIPDFLGDRESLQIVMDAKPDILNHNIETVERLSDKVRAKAKYKRSLELLARAKEMQPNIPTKSSIMLGVGEEYNEILATMDDLRAVDCDIMTIGQYLQPSEKHLFVEKYYPPEEFAALKQEGLKRGFSHVESGPMVRSSYHAHEQVKSATKHAEQAATHA